One genomic region from Apodemus sylvaticus chromosome 1, mApoSyl1.1, whole genome shotgun sequence encodes:
- the LOC127671048 gene encoding uncharacterized protein LOC127671048: MEEDLRYDVQTRNVPQRRRWYTRLWHSCLGCTCINRQRRRKFTLFYIGYDPTGPLQRAASVGNLDKTERLIHSSRHHVDESDRRNRTSLHYACAHNHPDVVLLLLENNSSVNIRDDEGCTPLIKAAQQGNIHCVSVLLDYNADPNVMDIIGNTAFHHAVSRGNLPIVKMLLKHNVDIEAKTKYGLTPLQLATFEQKPEMVEFLEAMCATAHAPTPAQETGVKHVSFNEKVFCFEDERPLSCGVRPRGQLKSILKNSSQDNIASDEVTRKSLWCIKGDKVRYTSSNEEASSKPVPRPQKRMQKVFTKSEVYVCSQGEPIPDSYEEKASVMVEGYKPENCHQIHQEHRISVPEAPVAVEPTPSTSAADIGATMDIELTPSTSAAVIGATVGIESTPSPSATDSEFSGRRRFSVTPRENLEFLEWLDRGIMQLNMEIEATSSQSNADRDVPADTEPIPPTSAASSRAPADIEITPSQCAADSGAIAEVEATFAPGPTDIAESDETHDSETASDIELDSISDLAVYMEHARDTPWADPEPTPGPHTCYSIDSTERADLNNLTLLKAQDKYDSFSLDEEPTPVSDLDEHLAPTQDANVFYDNLLSVDHTGHSKTTVREPGYLPEQENLLMMLMPFLWLLAYLLSIIAGISNLFQQVWHEENGQGPPTNRKEGSVAAAADHLTLETGDTTH, from the exons ATGGAGGAAGATCTTAGATATGATGTCCAGACAAGAAACGTCCCCCAAAGGAGACGCTGGTACACCCGTCTGTGGCATTCATGTTTGGGCTGTACATGCATAAATCGTCAGAGAAGGCGCAAATTTACCCTCTTTTATATCGGGTATGACCCTACGGGTCCTTTGCAGCGAGCAGCCAGTGTGGGTAACCTGGACAAAACGGAACGATTGATTCACTCCAGTCGACATCATGTGGATGAATCTGATAGGAGGAACAG GACATCACTGCATTATGCATGTGCCCACAACCATCCAGACGTGGTATTACTATTATTAGAAAATAACTCCAGCGTTAACATCCGGGATGATGAAGGCTGCACACCCTTGATTAAG GCTGCCCAGCAAGGCAATATACATTGTGTTTCTGTATTGCTCGACTACAATGCTGATCCAAATGTGATGGATATTATTGGGAATACAGCCTTCCACCATGCTGTATCCAGGGGTAACCTACCCATCGTAAAAATGCTTCTAAAGCACAATGTAGATATTGAAGCCAAAACAAAG TATGGCTTGACCCCCTTACAGCTTGCTACATTTGAACAGAAACCTGAAATGGTAGAATTTTTAGAAGCAATGTGTGCTACCGCACATGCACCG ACACCAGCCCAGGAAACCGGAGTGAAGCATGTCAGCTTCAATGAAA aagtctTTTGTTTTGAAGATGAAAGACCTTTGTCCTG TGGAGTAAGACCGCGAGGACAGCTGAAATCCATCTTGAAAAACTCTTCCCAGGATAATATAG CCAGTGATGAAGTGACAAGAAAATCACTGTG GTGTATAAAAGGAGACAAGGTCAGGTATACTTCCTCGAACGAG GAAGCATCTAGCAAACCTGTACCTAGACCCCAGAAGCGGATGCAGAAGGTTTTTACAAAATCTGAAGTTTATGTATGTTCTCAGGGAGAGCCAATACCTGACAGTTATGAAGAAAAAGCATCCGTAATG GTTGAAGGATATAAACCAGAAAATTGCCATCAAATACATCAAGAGCATAGAATTTCTGTGCCCGAGGCTCCTGTTGCTGTTGAACCAACGCCTTCCACCAGTGCTGCTGATATTGGGGCAACTATGGATATTGAGCTAACACCTTCCACCAGTGCTGCTGTCATTGGGGCAACAGTTGGCATTGAGTCAACTCCTTCCCCCAGTGCTACTGACAGCGAGTTTTCTGGCAGGAGGAGATTTTCTGTCACTCCCAGAGAAAACCTTGAGTTTCTTGAATGGCTAGACAGAGGAATCATGCAGTTGAACATGGAAATTGAGGCAACTTCTTCCCAAAGTAATGCTGACAGGGATGTTCCTGCTGATACTGAGCCAATTCCTCCTACCAGTGCTGCCAGCAGCAGAGCTCCTGCTGACATTGAAATAACTCCTTCCCAATGTGCTGCTGACAGTGGGGCTATTGCTGAAGTTGAAGCAACTTTTGCCCCAGGTCCTACTGACATTGCTGAGTCAGATGAGACACATGACTCAGAAACAGCTAGTGACATTGAGTTAGATTCCATAAGTGATTTAGCCGTTTACATGGAGCATGCAAGGGACACGCCCTGGGCTGACCCAGAGCCTACTCCTGGTCCCCACACTTGTTATTCCATAGACTCCACTGAAAGAGCTGACCTGAACAATTTGACCTTGCTCAAAGCACAAGACAAGTATGATAGCTTTTCTTTAGATGAGGAACCTACTCCTGTTTCTGACCTAGATGAACATCTGGCCCCTACTCAGGATGCTAACGTTTTTTATGATAATTTACTGTCAGTTGACCACACTGGCCATAGCAAGACCACTGTCAGGGAGCCTGGGTATCTCCCGGAACAAGAGAACCTACTGATGATGTTAATGCCCTTCCTGTGGCTCCTGGCATACCTCTTATCAATAATTGCAGGGATAAGTAATCTCTTTCAACAAGTGTGGCATGAAGAAAATGGCCAAGGACCTCCCACTAACAGAAAAGAAGGGTCAG TTGCTGCTGCAGCTGATCATCTGACCCTTGAAACAGGGGATACAACACACTAA